From the Camelus bactrianus isolate YW-2024 breed Bactrian camel chromosome 4, ASM4877302v1, whole genome shotgun sequence genome, the window TGAGCCCATTTGCCACCACACCCACCCATATCAGTCCAGTGACAGCCCCTCAAGGTAACTGGCAAAGAACCAAAGCCATTCATTTCAAAGACTCTGGCTTCCTACTGTccatctttcctcttccttctcccattcTGCCTACATACCTATAACACCCAATACACCATGCATGGGGACTGGCCCCCTACACTAAACAAAACAGTTCGTCCATGCTTTACACCCAGCAGTAGACTTCGATTCCTCTTTTCAAACAGGAATGGAATCATCatcaacaaataaaaagacatttttttccaggtAAGAATGAAAGTTCAAATAAGAGTGGAAGGAAGAGGaattaagaaactgaaaactaaGAAATAGAGGTgtggtcagagagagagagagaaattgttaTTAATGCTACCCCCTTCATTTCCCCCACCAGGTGGATTTCATCTCTGTTGAGACTCAGTCAGCAGATCTTTAGCCCCAACCACCAGTTCCATGTATCCCCAAACCCCCATCTGTAAAGAGCTCTTCTTCATTCTGTAGTTGATTGGGAGGAGAGGGGTTCAAGCTAAGGCATGCTAGAAGAAACTTGTAGAGTTTCTTATTTGTGAGTGAGCAAGCAATTGCCCACCCTTTAAGACTGCGTTCCTTGGCACTCTAAACCAAAAATGATGTTATAGAGAAGATCTGTTCAGGTTTAGGAGAGCCTACTCTCCTCATCAAAGTTTTCAGGCAACAGTTACATAACTTGTGGTTCTCTTCCACAAGTTCAGTAGAGTATcagctgtaattttttaaatctttaaagcaATGCATATGTTAAACAAACTCACCTAAGAAGATtaggaagaaaagcaaagcacTTGGCCTTTAAATCTTCAGAAGTGGATTTAATGACAGGTTCAGCCTGTTTAATGACAGGCCCAGGACCACACCCCTGTTTTATTATGTTTCATTATTACTGCATAATTTCCTTTATTACTCatgataaatagaaataaaatacttgCTGAGCTGGGTTTAAATAGGTTAGAGTACAAACAAAAATAGATTGTTCAAATATCATGAAACTGGATCTCagattcttaaaatatatatttgtgttttttaagtgTCTGACGTGTACCAGGATGCAACTCTCAATCTCAGactagttgtgtgtgtgtgtgtgtgtgtgtgtgtgtgtgtgtgtgtgtgtgtgtgtgtgttttagggtCTTACCCataatttaaagatgaaaagaataaaaagcacaTTCAAAAcaggattctcagtattttttgcTGAGACTGATTTTTTGCTGATTCAGATAGGAAGACACCAAATTGCTAAGGCTGATGTAAGATATGAAGCTAGAAGTTCAAGTGCAGCCTGGGGATAAATTTAACTTGCATAACAGGTGTAGAGCTGTCATTTTCAGGCATCTTAAGAGggatggaatttttttaaatgtatttctctcGGCCTTTTGATTATACAGGGAGCGACTGACATCTCCAAGTAAAACCAGCTGGCCCGGAGCTGAAGGAATAGAAATCCTCTGCTCCGCCTGCTGGAGGTAGGTGATTGGGAGCTGAGCGCAATGATTTAACGTTTCCAAAAAACTTAGCCTAGGCTTTGCTGGACACCCCGCAGCGAGTTGCTCAGCTAGTTGCTTAGTGGGGGCCGCCGGTGTCTGGCGCATGCGTCCCAGCACCGTCTGGGCTGCTCCCCCCGCCCCTACCCTCGTCGACTGTAACGTCATCTGCCTGCCAGGTCTCCCAGCCAGCACAGTGGGACGTGCCCGCGCCGGCTGGACGGACAGGGGCGGAGCCTAAGGAGGTGGGTAGAGCCCAGCCCCGCAGCCCAGCTGGGAACCGATTCAGTCTCTGCCGGCTCTCCACTCTGCCAGGGGGAGCTCGGCGGTGAGCACGCCGCAGCGCGCCCGCACTCTGTGGCCAGAGCGGATTCACGCGAGGCTGCGACTGCGTGAGACGCCTTTTCCTGGCAGCGATCTGGGAAAGTCCAGCTTAACTACGGGCCGGTTGGCCGTTGTACGGGTCCCCCCAAGCTGCAGAAGGACGGTGAAAGGGGCCTGAAGCTGAGCTGAGCTCTCCCGGAGTGGGGAGAGTGCGCCAGGGCGAGGTGGGACGGGAGGGAGGGGTGTTGCGAAGCTCACAGCCAGCGGTGGATTATCCGGGACAGTTTGCGTCTGAGGGCTGCGAATTGAGCGAGGAGGACAAGGGTATGCTCAGTGGTGGCGGCGGCGATGCCCGCCTGGCTAATGCCGCGGCGCGGGGGCAAGTGGAGACCGTGCGGCAGCTCCTGGAAGCCGGTGCGGATCCCAACGGACTCAGCCGCTTCGGCAGGCGCCCGATCCAGGTAGCTGGGGCACCCGGGCCTCGCCGGCAGGGGGCGTAGGAACACGGGTCCGTGGTCTCTGTGGGACGCAGCTGCAACTTGAGATGTCCGCTGGCTTAGATCTGTATCTCTTGCTGGAGTGTGGAGCTCAAGTGTAAAGCaggttttcaaaaattctaaagaaAGGGGTTGGACAACTCACCCCTTcggtttggtttctttttaacGGTAGAGAAAGAGACCAATAATCCCTTTCTCATCTCATGATAAAAGATGCAAGAAATAGATTCatttggggaggaaagggagaaaggagaggttATTTGGGGGAGAATTGTTTTGTCTTGCCCTTTTTGCCTTTCGACAAACAGCGATCAACTTTCAACGACTAAGATAATTAAATTACAAGTTACAACAATTTGGATTGGATTTAAGGAATCATACTAAATCATAGCACATGAAAAATATCACTATGAATTTTTAAGCTGCGATATGAAATTTTGTATTCTTTCCTCATACAGGTGAATTGAATACGACGAAATAAGACAGGATTCCTCAATCACAGTACTTAATTCCTTTTATGTTAGCAGTCTCTTGAGTGTTACCTAAGAAAAAATATGCTTCAAtagatttttattgtttaatttttatactgAATGCTTGGATTACAtaagcattccttcacctttttaaaatggcaaagtCTGTTCATAATTAGCCTCTtcattgttaaaattaatttattcaatatGTTTAACTATTAATCCAGCTTTAATTGATactaatatattttctaattcctttaaaatctaagttaatgttttgTGCTTTACTGTTGACTATTATGGTCATAGTTAGTACCCACCTCACAGTCACCTCCCAGAACCAAGCTATCTTTAGGGAATCTTGTTAATCGcgtatattttaaagaaaatatgtgttcattcttttttaattcataTGAAGTGATAGAAGAAATGAGAGATAGTTTAAAGGAGCAAAATTATTGTAAAGTAGTTCTTAAAGATGTCAAATTATATGAATAATTGTAAGAAGAGGTTTGTCTTTTTAATTCACCATTTTCTAAGATATTAAGAAccacttttccccttttccttttatatgaaatgccctTAACATCACTAATAGAAATCATAACGTATCATGGTTTTTAAGGGAGGAAATGAATGTTTTTGTTATTCATGAAACAAAAAATTAGCATACTATCTTTTGATTCTgtggtacattttaaaacaaactcaCAAAAACAAGTAACTCCATTGTGGGTAGTtattaaaaagtgttttattgttaaaataagaaagtaaatgcTTGCATAATGTACATGTACACAAATGGATACTGTAAGATTACAGCtctaaaacatcttttaaaattatgcattGCTCTGATTTAACTGCTAAGATCCCAGCTCTTTTTTatatagcaaatatttactatttaacACTATAAAATCCTAGTACATTATAAAATCCTGTGCAATgtaaatattgtatttattttacattacattaaatatattacCCTTTAAACTTTAGCCCTTATCTCTAACACTAAATATTAAAAGTGGTgaaccttttattttaaaaaaaatttgttttcatcaTCTTATAAAACTGTAAGTGACTTTATTGTTTCACCTCTATCTCCATTTTTGGCTCAAACTGTGGGACTATATTCCCTTTATGAGCACAGATGTATgtaacagtgaaaagaaaaagcctTCCACAGGGGATTAATACAAGAGCTAAACAAAGTAAACCTTGTTTTAAActtagttgtttattttctttcctaaagcATTACtctaaacttctttttttttaaatcagctaactgtctaataaatattttcagatcgGGATTATGACTGGGGTAGAGGAGACAGCAAGGGAAATAATTTAAGACTTAGTAACTTACTGAGTCTTTAAACTTAACCCCCCAACACACTTAAATCATTTAACAAAATAGATTCCATGTTTCAATGGAAATcgaaagaaaaagaatcttttttcccccacagcgACTACAAGGTCTTTATCATTAGCGCTTTCTTGTCTTCCCATGTTTGAAGAATCAAATGGAACTAATTAGGGCCGGGGTGGGGAGTGGCGGGTAACTGGGTCAGCAAATAAAGCTTACCTAGACTCTTGAGGCTTGTAAGCGCCTCTACGTTAGATGGATACTTCATGAATAGGTATTTCTTTGCAAAGTCTCTACCTGCCCCTACGGCCTTCGTGATCACTCTTCTCTCCCGGGCAGGTCATGATGATGGGCAGCGTCCGAGTGGCCGAGCTCCTGCTGCTCCATGGCGCGGACCCCAACTGCGCGGACCCCGCCACCCTCACCCGACCTGTGCATGACGCAGCCCGGGAGGGCTTCCTGGACACGCTGGTGGCGCTGCACCGAGCCGGGGCGCGGCTGGACGTGCGGGACGCCTGGGGCCGCCTGCCCGTGGACCTGGCTGAGGAGCGGGGCCACCGCGACGTCGCCCGGTACCTGCACACGGCCGCAGGAGACTGATGGTGCGTGCATACAACCGCCCACAACGACTCTTCTCTCCAATTCCCCACCCTAACTCAATTCAATAAGGGCTGCAAACATGGAGCGGCGTTAAGTCTTCCTGGGCGACTCGATTCTCCGCAGGAAAGAAGTGGCAGACtgggaataaaattttttttttctttttttcctggatgTAGCCCTCGACACTCGCCTCGAAGCCAAACGCAGAGAGGTGAGAGAGGTGGAGCACATGGGTTTCCAGCAAGATTTAGGAGCGGAATATGAAACTCCTAGGTTTACTTTTCGGGGTTTTCTGGAGAAAAGTGGCCTGTGAAGAAGTCCACAAGAGATCCCTGGTGCTGACTCTTCACACAGAAGATGCTGGGGCGGAGTGGGAGGCGGCAGTGATTGGCATTCGCGTTGGAGGCAGGTGATAAGGTCCGCCCCACTGACCTTGAAGGAGCCCCTTGTGAATCCCCACTTCGGGCGTTAGGCCCTGGGGGCTCTGAGGGAAAAGGTGAAAACAGGACCAGACAGTGACAACGGTCGACATAAGCGTCAGTAGGCACCCAACGCTTCCTTTACACGGTGGGCGGAGCAGAGCAAGTCACGTGCAAGACGATACTTACTGAAACCTTGGAGACTCGAGCCCGGTCCACTGGATAGTGCCTGGGAAAAGGGAATCTGGGAGCCATCTCGAGTTTGCCCGCTTATTCAAAAATCCCTTCATCAAGATGGTGTTGAACAGCTCTCCGAAAGGGGAGGGCTTTTGCTGTTTGTTATTCAATCTCAGCGAGATTCCTGCGGGGTTCCAGAAGTCCGCGCACAGGCTGACAAGTCCGCGCACAGGCTGACGTGGATTGTAGCAAGAGCAACCGTAGGTAGGTGGTTAACTGTAACGATTTGCCTTATATACGGTAGGATACAGAAAACCCGCTGTGTGCAACTTGAAAAGATTTCGTGATATTTTGTACTTCTAGGTTCTTCAGTAACAGTCTTAATACGGAGACTTTAAATAACTAAGTAACTCTGGCCCTtaggaaaggggagaggaagaacTATAGCTTTTAAATGAAGCTATGGCACAGTGCCAACATCTAGATTACTTTCACCCTTCACCTGTTTATTActtaaattttgtttcctttaatagAGTGTCTACGGGGTCAAACTGAAATATTACAAATGTCTTTTAGAAGATGGATGCACTTACCCAGTAAATTATCTCGGGATATTTCCCAAAGTTTCGCTGAAAGAGTAGATTGAATATAAAATtgttgaaaatatatataatgatggCTTGTAGAACGTCAATATCTGCTGAACAAACTCAACGTGCACTGTTTGGGGACTTAATTTCCAGTGCTACTTGATACATTATAGCATTGGAACAACTGATACttcattgctttaattttttaaaaatagagattggACTCCTAAGATTTTGGCTTAAaatgtgatttcatttttaacttaaatattgCAAAATCTTATGACACTCTAATATTAAGGGAAATTAAATCAAGAAAATGTGGTTGTGGATCTCACAGGGCACCATATTacattttttcataaatatataatgtataaaattttcatatgtgtaatatatatgaaaaatgtaaTATGGTACTGTGAGGTccacagttatatatatataaatgaatgacatatatttggcaaaacaaaaacattatacATTGGACATCAAGAACCACTTGGTTGGACTGAAATAGTAATTTATAAGTGCAT encodes:
- the CDKN2B gene encoding cyclin-dependent kinase 4 inhibitor B; amino-acid sequence: MLSGGGGDARLANAAARGQVETVRQLLEAGADPNGLSRFGRRPIQVMMMGSVRVAELLLLHGADPNCADPATLTRPVHDAAREGFLDTLVALHRAGARLDVRDAWGRLPVDLAEERGHRDVARYLHTAAGD